The following nucleotide sequence is from Vitis vinifera cultivar Pinot Noir 40024 chromosome 14, ASM3070453v1.
CTCTTTCGGAGTTGCATCTATCTAGTTGTGGACTTTCCGTCCTCCCTCGTTCTCTCCCATCTTCCAATCTTTCATCCCTTTCAATACTTGTTCTCTCCAACAATGGATTCAACTCCACAATACCCCACTGGTTATTCCGGATGAGAAATCTTGTGTATCTTGATCTCAGCTCCAACAATCTTCGAGGGTCAATTTTAGAAGCATTTGCAAACAGGACTTCTCTTGAAAGAATAAGACAGATGGGTAGTCTCTGCAACTTGAAAACACTGATCCTTTCTGAGAACAATTTCAATGGGGAAATAACTGAACTGAGTGACGTTTTTTCTGGGTGCAACAACAGTAGCTTAGAGAAGCTGGATCTGGGATTCAATGATCTGGGTGGTTTTCTTCCTAATTCACTAGGAAACATGTACAACTTGCGGTCTCTTCTGCTCCGGGAGAATTTATTTCTAGGCTCAATTCCGGATTCAATAGGAAATTTGTCTAATTTGAAAGAGCTGTACCTCTCCAACAATCAAATGAATGGGACCATTCCAGAAACTCTTGGGCAACTAACAGAGTTGGTTGCCATAGATGTCTCTGAGAATTCATGGGAAGGTGTCCTAACAGAAGCCCATTTGTCAAATCTCACAAACTTAAAGGACTTGTCCATCACTAAATATTCATTGTCTCCAGACCTAAAATTGGTTATCAATATCAGTTCTGACTGGATTCCTCCTTTTAAGCTCCAATACATCAAGTTGAGATCATGCCAAGTGGGTCCTAAGTTTCCAGTTTGGCTTAGAAATCAAAATGAGCTTAACACTCTAATACTCAGGAATGCTCGAATTTCAGACACCATACCAGAGTGGTTTTGGAAGTTAGACTTGCAGTTGGTTGAACTGGACTTGGGCTATAATCAATTAAGTGGCAGAATTCCAAACTCATTAAAGTTTGCTCCCCAATCCACCGTTTATTTGAACTGGAACCATTTTAATGGTTCTCTGCCACTTTGGTCATATAACGTGAGTTCCCTATTTTTGAGTAATAATTCATTTTCTGGACCGATTCCTCGGGATATTGGGGAAAGAATGCCCATGCTGACGGAGTTAGATCTCTCTCATAACTCTCTAAATGGCACCATTCCCTCGTCCATGGGTAAACTGAATGGTTTAATGACTCTGGATATCTCAAACAATCGTTTGTGTGGAGAAATTCCCGCATTTCCTAATCTAGTGTATTATGTAGACTTGTCAAACAACAACTTATCTGTTAAGCTGCCAAGTTCTCTGGGTTCTCTAAcgtttcttatatttttaatgctGAGCAACAATCGTCTTTCCGGGGAACTTCCTTCTGCCTTGCGGAATTGCACAAACATCAATACTCTTGATCTAGGAGGCAACAGATTTTCAGGAAATATTCCAGAATGGATTGGACAAACAATGCCAAGGCTATTGATTCTACGCCTGCGTTCAAATTTGTTTAATGGAAGCATTCCGTTGCAATTGTGCACTCTTTCTTCTCTTCATATATTGGATCTTGCACAAAATAATCTGTCAGGATATATTCCCTTTTGTGTGGGGAATTTGAGTGCTATGGCATCTGAAATTGACTCTGAGAGATATGAGGGACAATTGATGGTGTTGACGAAAGGAAGGGAAGATCAATATAAAAGTATCCTCTATCTTGTGAATAGCATAGACCTATCGAACAATAGCCTATCTGGAGATGTGCCTGGAGGGCTAACAAATCTTTCAAGGTTGGGCACTTTGAACTTGTCTATGAACCATTTGACAGGAAAAATACCAGACAACATTGAGAGCTTACAACGGTTGGAAACTCTGGACCTCTCAAGAAACCAGCTTTCTGGTCCAATTCCACCAGGTATAGCTTCTTTGACTCTCTTGAATCACTTGAACCTGTCCTATAACAACCTGTCAGGTAGAATTCCAACAGGCAACCAGCTGCAAACCCTGGATGATCCATCAATATACAGGGACAACCCTGCACTATGTGGGCGTCCAATAACAGCTAAGTGCCCTGGTGATGATGGAACCCCTAACCCTCCCAGTGGAGAAGGTGATGATGACGATGAAGATGGAGCTGATGTTGAAAAGAAGTGGTTCTACATGAGCATGGGAACAGGATTTGTGGTGGGGTTTTGGGGAGTTTGTGGCACCTTAGTAGTAAAGGAGTCATGGAGACACGCCTATTTTAAGCTTGTCTATGACATCAAAGAGTGGCTGCTTCTGGTTATCCAACTGAATGTAGCCCGTCTCCAAAGGAAACTGAATTTGGGAAGAAGCCAGCATCGTACTTGAACAAGCTTTTTACAAGTTCCTTGAATAAATGAATGCTCCTATGTAGTTTACACCCTTCTGAAATATGAAGTTCTAATTCCAAGTTTATCTAATCAGCTTCTGTCTTTTATattcttcttcatatttttccatcttttttgtCACAAATTCACACAAACACATATACATATTTACTCACATCTCAAAGACTcgccaaaaataaataaatgagttgaTAATGTCCAATTTTCGGCATTGTTTTGTGTGTCCTATCATCTTTTCAACACAACTCTGAGGCAAGAAGATATGATGGAAAATTTACTAGAAAAAAAGAAGGTGCAAGTATAGATGGGCACAATTGTTCGATCTGATCACTCACAATCCTGAGCCATGATTTAGACTTTTTTTTGTGGCTGAATCATCGTCCTACTCCAGTCTACGTCCTcaatttttcaaacaatttgttCAGGCCAATAAAAACTCATCATTGCTTCCAACACTGAATGAGTGGAAGCTTTTTTTGATAACGATAAATAGAAATCCACAAGATTACGAAGCACAAAGTAGTATACAAAATACTGAACTCAATTTCTTTTGATTAAAATCACATCCAAATGAACTCAATCTGgtcttctaccattttttttgcCCCACACTCTTCTCCTCTATCACTAAGATAGTTTTTGTGGCTGAATCATCGTCCTACTCCAGTCTACGTCCTcaatttttcaaacaatttgttCAGGCCAATCAAAACTCATCATTGCTTCCAACACTGAATGAGTGGAAGCTTTTTTTGATAACGATAAATAGAAATCCACAAGATTACGAAGCACAAAGTAGTATACAAAATACTGAACTCAATTTCTTTTGATTAAAATCACATCCAAATGAACTCAATCTGgtcttctaccattttttttgcCCCACACTCTTCTCCTCTATCACTAAGATAGTTGAGTGCAAGAGGGACACTGTCCACTACTGACTTGGGGTCAATGCTAAGGGCCACAGCCATAAGATAAttctcttttaaatattaattattcaaaCTTATGGTCAACTTTTACATAACTTATCTACTGTTTTAGGGCCTAAAATTCCAATATGAATTAATGAAGGTACCACTAAGGTTTCTTTTCATTGTACGAGGAGAAATGAAGTCTAATAATTTGTAATGACATTCCATTTCCTGTCTAGATTATGAGTACCCTTATGGACTAAATTATAGGATATGGAAAAAACTAGGTCTTGCTGCAATTTACGTCTTTGACTTCAAAGGCTTAAAAAGTAGGTCCTATTGGCTTCCATTACAATAAGCACTTTGATGATATTGTTATGGATGTGCTTGTAAAATTTTGATgcttttctctttgtttccaCAACTCATCCACTGTTTATCCGAAATGGACCCATTTTAAGGGTATTCTTCAGCTTTTCCCATCTAATGTGAGTGCCCTATATTTTACTAATAGTTAGCTTTTTATAACAATTCCTCAGGACA
It contains:
- the LOC100855369 gene encoding receptor-like protein EIX1, which gives rise to MANTSASVQLLFLVILSSGFVFHVTLQPGSCQGDHHGGCIETEKVALLKFKQGLTDPSHRLSSWVGEDCCKWRGVVCNNRSGHVIKLNLRSLDDDGTSGKLGGEISLSLLDLKYLNHLDLSMNNFEGTRIPKFIGSLERLRYLNLSGASFSGPIPPQLGNLSRLIYLDLREYFDFNTYPDESSQNDLQWISGLSSLRHLNLEGINLSRASAYWLQAVSKLPSLSELHLSSCGLSVLPRSLPSSNLSSLSILVLSNNGFNSTIPHWLFRMRNLVYLDLSSNNLRGSILEAFANRTSLERIRQMGSLCNLKTLILSENNFNGEITELSDVFSGCNNSSLEKLDLGFNDLGGFLPNSLGNMYNLRSLLLRENLFLGSIPDSIGNLSNLKELYLSNNQMNGTIPETLGQLTELVAIDVSENSWEGVLTEAHLSNLTNLKDLSITKYSLSPDLKLVINISSDWIPPFKLQYIKLRSCQVGPKFPVWLRNQNELNTLILRNARISDTIPEWFWKLDLQLVELDLGYNQLSGRIPNSLKFAPQSTVYLNWNHFNGSLPLWSYNVSSLFLSNNSFSGPIPRDIGERMPMLTELDLSHNSLNGTIPSSMGKLNGLMTLDISNNRLCGEIPAFPNLVYYVDLSNNNLSVKLPSSLGSLTFLIFLMLSNNRLSGELPSALRNCTNINTLDLGGNRFSGNIPEWIGQTMPRLLILRLRSNLFNGSIPLQLCTLSSLHILDLAQNNLSGYIPFCVGNLSAMASEIDSERYEGQLMVLTKGREDQYKSILYLVNSIDLSNNSLSGDVPGGLTNLSRLGTLNLSMNHLTGKIPDNIESLQRLETLDLSRNQLSGPIPPGIASLTLLNHLNLSYNNLSGRIPTGNQLQTLDDPSIYRDNPALCGRPITAKCPGDDGTPNPPSGEGDDDDEDGADVEKKWFYMSMGTGFVVGFWGVCGTLVVKESWRHAYFKLVYDIKEWLLLVIQLNVARLQRKLNLGRSQHRT